One Gossypium hirsutum isolate 1008001.06 chromosome A08, Gossypium_hirsutum_v2.1, whole genome shotgun sequence genomic window, TGTCATTTTGTCAAAAACCCATATCAAGGCTCGTAGGCAAGCTGGATAAAGAGTGTTCCCAATAAGAATTTGTGGAATTAGCAGCAACAGAAGACCCGAATTCTTCTTGAAGACTATCATGTTTTCATTTGTTGGAACAAACCCACAGTTTGCGAACGTAGAAACGACAGTGAAGAAAGAAAATGTTCGTATATCAATACCTTTGGTTTTCAGTGTTTTTCTGGCGCTTGAAACCAGGCTTACATACATAGAAACTAGACTAGAACCAACTGCGTGGACTACTAAAAGATACCCGAAAACCAGATACCCCAAACACCTAGTGGCCTTATACTTGAGACTCTTAATATCGGAAGTCAAGTTTTTGTTACTTTCTAAGTCATTGATAGGTTTCTCATTCGCTAAGGCTGAAAAAGTAATCCTACCCAACTCCACTTCCTGGGCAATGTTTTTTGAGGTCAAGCTGTAGTCTGATTGGAGGCCCCTATTGCTAATAGAATTTACAATGTCCCCATCGAAACTTGGAGGTGTTTCAAACCTGAACCTCCCCAACAGAAGTCCAAGCATGGAAGTGAAGACCTCCCCACCTACCAGCATCagaatagttataataataagtTGGGTATTGGAAAAAACCTCCATTTCTACAGTCGACATGCTTGAAACCGTTGTTGCTGATACAGAAGTGAAGAACACGTCTATGCTTTTAGGACTAACTGAGCCGGATTTTGGCTTTGACATTTTCAATGCCCCGAAGCCAACCAAAGACAGGACTATGAAATAAGCAAGCTGAACCCAGAAAGGGTTCACTCTAAAGACCAAGAAACGGAAACAAGTGGATATCAAACCACGATAGGATTGGTTGAAGCATGATAGTTTGGAGCGTGAAGTGCTACTAAAATGCTCCAATTTTCTACCGAAGCAGATAATAGTGTTACTCATCTTTATTACGAAGAAAGTTGTATGATAACATATTGACCTTTGAGCAGTAGGGGTATATATACAGAGGGGCAGAGAGGAGCTCTTGTCCAACTTAGTGGGATTTCCCaagagaaacaaataaaaaaaccttGGTGAGATTttcaaagagaaataaaaaaaaaaaaaacttagtggGATTTCCCTGCACATGTGACAAATCAACTTAACTATATATAATTggttaaatgttttaaataatcCCTGTAAGTTCTTTCAGATTTGATTCATTCACTATAGTTTGAACAATTTTAATCCTTGTATTAATTGAAAATCCTTTACGAACTTTCACCGTTTGTACCGTTAAACAACATGACATGGCATTATCTGTAATTAAGTGGCTTTAGAGTGTCATGTACTCTGTGTACAGGTCGGTATTTATGATTGCCACGTAGTATAATCACCCAAAAcagggaagaaaatgaagaaaagagggttatattatatgaaatgaaaaGAATGTTTCATCCATGCTTCCTCGATTTCAGCGTATATTCCCCTAAACCCATACTTCGGCTTCTCTTCAATTCCTTTTTGTGTTgaaattttcttctttcattGCTATGATAATTTCCTATCGTTTAGATGTTTTGGGTCAGCTTCAAGCAACGAACCTCCaacacaatttcattttcatttctttactgTTTCCCTGCCCAGAAGTATTAGAGGATGAGGGTTttcgttttcttttatttttggttgaaatACGTGGCAATAATACATGCTTAGGTGTACAAGCCATGTCAAACACCTTAAATTCTCTATTTAAAATAGTGCCATGTTAGGTTACTCAACGTCTTTAGTTTAGGATTGAAATTTTGATTGTTGAATAGCAGAGGGACTAAATATGTTGAAATTATAGTAAAGTGATCAAATTCACAAGAAATATAACAGTATAGGGACTGCTTACAGAATTTAACCTTTTTCTTTCGGTGATCTtcatttaatttggttttattattctaataatatGGCCAGCATTTTATGCAGGCGCAACGGTTATAATAAATTACATTATCTACACTAAGGAGTAGAATATAACCATTtgattaaaaatcattttaataactcTTTCCTCCAATTTTGTGAGCATTGGGGTATGTCTctcttttttaataataataataataataataataataataataataataataaaagccaaCCGTATAATatcactttttatttattattctgacTAGGGGCTGCGCCATGGAGGTAAAGGCTGCTCCGGAAAACTAAATACTAAATTTACTCCATATGGTATTTaaaaatgttgttttatttttattaaaaattcatatatatattttttaatttaaaaacatgTTGGATGAGTAAAGATATTTGTTttctataatttataatatatgtaaaaGTACGAGTTTGGAAAAAGATTTGGAATGGATAAGAATAtctttaatgttattttaattactaatatGACACTAAATACATAGGTTTTATTAATAATAgagattttattcattttaactaTACAATTAATAAACAAGAACAAATACGAATTTATTGtgagcaaagaaaaaaaaaacaatatcctCTCACTCTACCCTAAACTCTCTATGTGGCTATTGCCTTCCCTCCCTAACTTTATGGAACTCTCAGGAGGGCTAGCCACTAAGAACTAACAACAGTAGTAATGTTTGGGTGCTATAGCCAATAGCCCCCTCACTGATTTTCATAGTTGGAACAAGTCCTGATATCTAAAATTCGGTTGTAGCTAGGGTAACGAAAAAGGTTAGATAAAGAATGTAAAGCTTTTGGGTAGGAAAATTGCCTTCAATGCACTGCTAAATAGGATCACAATACTATGGAAAACAAATTTTCCATTCCAATTAATGGGTTTGGAAAATGATTATTATTTGGTTCAATTTAGTGAAGAGGATGACTATAATAAAGTGCTAACAAATGGACCTTGGGTGATATTTGGTCAGTATCTGACGATTCGTCCTTGTACATCGAATTTTTTGACGACTCAGGATAGGGGGGAATCCAAGTGGTATGGATCTGGTTGTTGGGACTTTCTGAAAGTTACTATTCACCTTGTATTCTCCAAGTTATTAGACAAGTGATTAGTTCGGTGGTTATGATTGATGAACACACTTATTTCGTTAGATTAGCCATTTGTGTTGATTTAAGAAAGTCGTTGATCTCTAAAGTTAGGATTAATGGTCATATTCAGAGGGTTGAATACGAGTCGTTACCCTATGTCTATTTCAAATGTGGTCTGTATGGATATGGGTCTGATTTAAGCTAGAAAGGTTGTGCCTATTCACTAATGGAAGATAATCTCATCAATATGGCAATGCCGAAAAAACTTGGTTCTCAAGATCTAAATCAGCGAGTTGAAGAGGAGGACTACGGACTTTGGATGTTAGTTGAATGTCGGCAATGGCGTAATGGCAGAAGCTTGGGGGTTAAGGTAAACGACATTCAAGGTAGACAAAATGGAGGATCTAGATTTAAGGCTCTGGGTGGGAATCAAGGCAGATCTTAGGAGGTTGGTTTAAACACATAAAGTGAACCCACCGTTGGTAAAGAAATTTCTAATGATAAAGAATTCTCTAATGGTACTGATAAGGAGAAAACCCTAAAATAAGTGTTTCTTAGTTACGAAACAAGTTAAAGCCCAAAGTTAAAGGAGTTTTAATTGGTTCtataacaactcgtttttcaATGGTATCAAAAATAGTAGTTTCagtgtgtaacagcccgattttaggcctagtcaagtggtttcgagaccacggaTCCgacatagaaaaatttatttttattacattttaatggtctaaaattttacaaaatgatttcatgaaaatttcgttcgaaaattttgacgtttgagtaCTCAATATAGcaaaaaaagtgtaaaagttgagttctacatgctagaggtgtcaaattgttatgaaattttaaattgaaggtctttagacgataattaaaccattttaatttaacttggacaaaaatagacatgaggtaagagaattttagtgttttgagaaaatggcattttggtcatttggtaattaaatgaattaaaaaccaaaaatcaagccaaaatttagtCCATCTTATTCATGcttggctgaaattttcaagggagacatatctagggttttcccacttttcaagctcgattgtaagtccattcttgcctcgtttttaatgatttttataattttgaaatccttgtaacctaatctatctatttctaccattaatttgggAGGTCAttgaggtctagggtttgacccatgtaagatatttgtgtattttgatgtctaatggtagagtATGCAAGTTTAATGCTAGAtcaacaacttttactaggtgatttttgatgaaaatattagaaggaccaatttgtaaaaagatttcaaaatgtgtataaaagtgtgattaaatggaaAATTTGAGCTATTATAAGCATTAAAGAGGTTCAGATAGGCTTGggtcttgatgaaattgaatagatttcattttacaagcctagggctaaaatgtaaatatgtcaaagtttagaggcaaaaatataagttttggattgaattgagtaatgtgattaataaatgagttaaatttgtcattatagattaagagaaacgaggttcaaacctagatcaggggaaaaacaaagtatttgacgattaggttcatttcctactatttttgtaccgaggtaagttcttatgtaaataatgcattgttatttatactttaattactttaatattgtatgaattgtgatttgcTCTTGAACATGATCGAAAAAGTTTGATAAGTGAGAAattccggttgaaccttaagaatagataggatacaaatgtcatgacattaaggttaccaagactatgtgtaagaccatatctgggatatgacatcattatgagatttcatgtaagaccatatctgggatatggcatcgatatgagacttcatttaagaccatagttgggctattggcatcgaaaCGAGATcctatataagaccatatctaggatatgacattggTGTGGTACTATGCGTGCGAGatacccgagtatcctttagtattccaagtggttcaataggAAATGGAACGAGAATGTCAACGTTGTGAAAAACTATGGTATGTTGtaaattggtacaggtatgtacataaaactcataCTTAATGAGCTTGATATGAGATGAATCCCTcggtaaggttgtgattgagtaagttggATTGTGAGATTTATAGTGACATTTAAGTTAACTTACTTCAAGTTAATTGTATGTTACATGTGaatttataatgcttattatttgcatgggaacttaataagatttaaagcttactcctctttattttcccttatcttatagtgtcactaagccagctcggggatcgaaggttGTCGGAGATCCAGTAACAcaatcaacttaatattttgggtactaatgatttcaatattttgagtgatggcatgtatagggacttggtcatttgttatgtgtcataattgatttggcctaatgtgttggcctatattggttgataattcattttgtaaatggccatatggtattggctaatattggtttaagtatttATGCATAtaatgatgttttcatggatgtggaagtATGCACGATTGATATGAGATatatgtgatgtttgtgtatgatTAATGATAGTATCTGAATGAGGTATTGATgccttggttgtggctgatttggttgaatgttgataaaccgtaatttatacatatttctatcccatgcttagcacattgatggatgatttctccttagatttggtgagtttgatgcttctaattctttaatttcatgttttattcttaggtgagcataggagagtaaaaagagcaagaaacgggccaaacacgaagaaaatggacccacataggaaatcaacatggcctggacttcctcacacgtgcatgtcacatggccgtgtccatttggtaggatcgaagcacgacttacatgggcagactacacgcccgtgcctattcaacagccttgaccacgggctggagtaatcgtacacgggcgtgttcctgctgagcccaagtatagccctattcggaaaaggccaattttgagggctcttagtcattctaaagtctatttaaacacctgaggaggcacttagagaGGAGACATAGAGtaagaggcaaggaattactcaagggaagccgattggtccatctcagaagttggatttatcatcaagactgaagatctcccttcaatttccattcaggggttttgggttttctatatgttttgtattcatcatTCTTATAAGATgttctcttttataattatgaactaaaccccctaaatacctaaggggaataaaacctaagacggatcttgttattattatttgaattgtatgataaatatttgttttttttcttaattatgtgttcttaattcttgttttaatattccaagatattggttcaagttaatgctcttattcagatgaggaaaagaccttgtctaagagtaaattttccataattaagtggagttgattgcacgcctagagatagggtgataagatttttctagattagggtgaaacctaataaggggatctatagatcgagttaatgcaacactagggcgttaattagaaagagatttcaattaatcaacctagggttagacgttattagtctcgagagagataataatataacttagggatttctatggatcaagtcaaatgaataaattgtctagttcagagtcaaataacaagtgaagtctaggtgaatttttccttgggtattgtcttaatcaatcgaattttcccaaaagcttttccccaatttctctctatgcactcttagtttagttaattagtttagacaaacaaatcccttaatttttaggctagataataaaaagaaagtaattactagtactcttggttcctttgggtttgacaatccgatCTTGTTAAAACTATATTACTGTTCGagaggtacacttgccttcatcgtgataatagttagtttcaagaacgattaattataaatttttaaaacctgttgcgaatatcacgtatcaaatGTATATACTTGGAATAGtgctatgttttgttgtgtaggtttatgcatggaagggtgacaatatggcttagaaaatagcccttttttttccacacgggtagacacatgtgtgtgtgtctaggctgtgtgtgacacacagcttgccccacgggcatgtgtctcaactgtgttgatgacacggcctcaggcacaggcgtgtgccctaagcatgtgaagtctgcacctattttatgaaaaattatgaaaattaaatcgaccaTACGACCTAACCACACGAGCGTATGCCTTGGGcctgtgacttcaatttgttcttgaaTGACA contains:
- the LOC107913819 gene encoding sodium transporter HKT1, which encodes MSNTIICFGRKLEHFSSTSRSKLSCFNQSYRGLISTCFRFLVFRVNPFWVQLAYFIVLSLVGFGALKMSKPKSGSVSPKSIDVFFTSVSATTVSSMSTVEMEVFSNTQLIIITILMLVGGEVFTSMLGLLLGRFRFETPPSFDGDIVNSISNRGLQSDYSLTSKNIAQEVELGRITFSALANEKPINDLESNKNLTSDIKSLKYKATRCLGYLVFGYLLVVHAVGSSLVSMYVSLVSSARKTLKTKGIDIRTFSFFTVVSTFANCGFVPTNENMIVFKKNSGLLLLLIPQILIGNTLYPACLRALIWVFDKMTKKVEFSYILKNWKEMGYSHLLSSVHSCFLAATVFGLTLVQFILFCSMEWNSETMDGFSSYQKVVGSLFQVVNSRYAGESVVDLSTISSAILVLFVVMMYLPPYTSFIPTKYQKKEIEKGSQNESAGKSILDCVLFSQLSYLAIFIILICISERQKLKEDPLNFNVLNITIEVVSAYGNVGFSTGYSCKRRLKGEQWCTDSCAGFAGRWSNTGKFILIVVMFFGRLKNFSFKCGKAWKLS